One region of Quercus lobata isolate SW786 chromosome 2, ValleyOak3.0 Primary Assembly, whole genome shotgun sequence genomic DNA includes:
- the LOC115975427 gene encoding protein WHAT'S THIS FACTOR 9, mitochondrial-like, translating into MQFIFRQKPHSQIQYQQQRRTLVMETPAKWVRDRGLDHAVEKEKHLKPLLNLKNLLVSEPSKSAPISIITQKRDSLQIPFRPIDFIRKYPSVFDEFLPGGVGVLPHVRLTGEALNLDAEQHLVYQSDTYKKQTADRLLKLLMISKTNKIPLSIIECLKWDLGLPHNYEKTIVPEFPDYFRVVGGRDEEDGVLELVCWSDELAVSVMEKKGSIAFPMQFSRGFEMDKKVKKWEDEWQKLPYISPYEDASHLLPKSDESDKWAVAVLHELLHILVPKRTERDNLLLLGDYLGLRSRFKRALLQHPGIFYMSTKIGTYTVVLKEGYKRGLLVEDHPWMQMRNRYIHLMNMVKEGGKPAVSVPGGSNEKKKQTVIDEKERAEEDESGEEYEGTLSDSSDAEVEDASDDEYDDDDEDENESRRGVRKNVAENRGRKARKMNLDVKGPSRKSEYDDDDEEDGNKSQRGVRRNVADNRGRKARQMNLDVRGAYRKSEYNDDEEGNKSQRGFRKNVADNRGRKAWKMNLDVRGLSRRSEYDDDEDGNKSQRGVRKNVADHRGRKDWKMNSDVKGSSRKYEIEREAGKRPRKTKEEVPSRTKMHDGNNALVSSRERSSVPKRRGRSLPDKRTST; encoded by the coding sequence ATGCAGTTCATCTTCCGCCAAAAACCACACTCTCAAATTCAATACCAGCAGCAGCGCCGAACCTTGGTGATGGAAACCCCAGCCAAATGGGTCAGAGACCGAGGCCTCGACCACGCTGTGGAGAAGGAGAAGCACTTAAAACCCCTTCTCAACCTCAAGAACTTGCTCGTCTCCGAGCCTTCGAAGTCTGCACCCATCTCCATCATCACCCAGAAACGTGACTCCCTCCAAATCCCATTCCGCCCCATCGATTTCATCCGCAAATACCCTTCCGTTTTCGACGAGTTCCTCCCCGGCGGCGTCGGAGTTTTGCCCCACGTCCGCCTCACCGGCGAGGCGTTGAACCTCGACGCCGAACAACACTTGGTTTATCAGAGCGATACTTATAAGAAGCAGACAGCCGATCGCCTCTTGAAGCTCTTGATGATatcaaaaaccaacaaaatccCACTTAGCATCATCGAATGCTTGAAATGGGATTTGGGTCTTCCtcataattatgaaaaaaccaTAGTTCCGGAGTTCCCTGACTATTTTCGAGTCGTAGGTGGCAGAGACGAAGAAGATGGTGTTTTGGAGTTGGTTTGTTGGAGTGATGAGCTTGCGGTTTCGGTTATGGAAAAGAAGGGTTCTATTGCATTCCCCATGCAATTCTCGAGAGGTTTTGAGATGGATAAGAAGGTGAAGAAGTGGGAAGATGAGTGGCAGAAGTTGCCTTACATTTCTCCATATGAGGATGCTTCTCATCTTCTGCCAAAGAGTGATGAATCGGATAAGTGGGCGGTCGCGGTTTTGCATGAGCTGCTTCATATTCTTGTGCCAAAGAGGACTGAGAGGGATAATTTGCTGTTGCTTGGAGACTATTTGGGGCTTCGGTCGAGGTTTAAGAGAGCGTTGCTTCAGCACCCGGGTATATTTTATATGTCCACTAAGATTGGAACCTACACTGTGGTTTTGAAGGAGGGTTACAAGAGGGGTTTGCTAGTTGAGGATCATCCGTGGATGCAAATGAGGAATCGGTATATTCACCTCATGAACATGGTGAAGGAAGGTGGTAAACCGGCGGTTAGTGTGCCGGGTGGaagtaatgaaaagaaaaagcagACAGTTATTGATGAAAAGGAGAGAGCAGAGGAAGATGAAAGTGGGGAAGAATATGAAGGGACGTTGTCTGATTCATCTGATGCTGAGGTCGAGGATGCTAGTGACGATGagtatgatgatgatgatgaagatgaaaaCGAGAGTCGGAGAGGTGTTCGAAAAAATGTTGCAGAGAATAGAGGAAGAAAAGCTAGGAAAATGAATTTGGATGTGAAGGGGCCTTCTAGAAAATCTGagtatgatgatgatgatgaagaagatggaaaCAAGAGTCAGAGAGGTGTTCGAAGAAATGTTGCGGATAATAGAGGAAGAAAAGCTAGGCAAATGAATTTGGATGTGAGGGGGGCTTATAGAAAATCTGAGTACAATGATGACGAAGAAGGAAACAAGAGTCAGAGAGGTTTTCGAAAAAATGTTGCAGATAATAGAGGAAGAAAAGCTTGGAAAATGAATTTGGATGTGAGGGGGCTTTCTAGAAGATCCGagtatgatgatgatgaagatggaaACAAGAGTCAGAGAGGTGTTCGAAAAAATGTTGCAGATCATAGAGGAAGAAAAGATTGGAAAATGAATTCGGATGTGAAGGGTTCTTCTAGAAAATATGAAATCGAAAGGGAAGCTGGAAAAAGACCTCGAAAGACGAAGGAAGAAGTTCCATCAAGAACTAAGATGCATGATGGGAATAATGCCTTGGTGAGTTCACGTGAGAGGTCAAGTGTACCTAAACGCAGAGGGAGGTCATTGCCAGACAAGAGGACTTCTACATAG